In Pyrus communis chromosome 1, drPyrComm1.1, whole genome shotgun sequence, the following are encoded in one genomic region:
- the LOC137737481 gene encoding single myb histone 4-like, whose amino-acid sequence MGNPKQKWTVDEEEALRAGVRKHGTGKWKDIQKDPEFNLFLSSRSNIDLKDKWRNMTVSGTGPREKSRPKTKTNQDATVAPVSVPQTSAAAPVRRDSPAAAAPVRRDSPAAAPGGRDLPAATPVRRDAPAATPVRRDAPTETPVRRDTTPVADDSAISVSDAIPAPMCNAMIFEALSASTDPNGLDTSAIAGYIEQRIEVPQNFRRSLTGRLRRLVLQDKLEKIQNCYKVKIDTVSVSSDMLEESARAAAHSIAEAEYRSYLAAEEMKEAERIYFMAENTESMMQLAKEILEQCSEGEVLMVA is encoded by the exons ATGGGTAATCCGAAGCAAAAATGGACGGtggatgaagaagaagctctGAGAGCAGGGGTTAGGAAACACGGCACTGGCAAGTGGAAGGACATCCAGAAGGACCCCGAGTTCAACCTCTTCCTCTCCTCTCGCTCCAATATTGATCTCAAG GACAAATGGAGGAATATGACTGTTAGTGGCACGGGCCCCCGGGAAAAATCAaggccaaaaacaaaaacaaaccaaGATGCTACTGTTGCTCCAGTGTCTGTTCCCCAGACTTCTGCTGCTGCTCCAGTTAGGCGCGAttcaccagcagcagcagctccaGTTAGACGTGATTCACCAGCAGCAGCTCCAGGCGGACGTGATTTACCAGCAGCAACTCCAGTCAGACGTGATGCACCAGCGGCAACTCCAGTCAGACGCGATGCACCAACAGAAACTCCAGTCAGACGTGATACAACTCCTGTTGCGGATGATTCGGCTATCAGCGTATCTGATGCAATTCCTGCACCAAT GTGCAATGCAATGATTTTTGAAGCTCTTTCAGCCTCAACAGATCCAAATGGATTGGACACTAGTGCTATTGCTGGCTATATTGAG CAAAGGATTGAGGTCCCCCAAAATTTTAGAAGGTCATTAACTGGTAGGTTGAGAAGGCTGGTTCTGCAAGACAAACTTGAAAAG ATTCAAAACTGCTACAAGGTGAAAATCGATACCGTGAGTGTTAGTAGTGATATGTTAGAGGAATCAGCGCGGGCTGCTGCACATAGCATTGCCGAAGCAGAATACAGATCATATTTGGCAGCAGAAGAAATGAAAGAGGCAGAGAGGATTTATTTTATGGCTGAAAACACAGAATCAATGATGCAGTTGGCTAAGGAGATTTTGGAGCAAT GTTCAGAAGGTGAGGTCCTGATGGTGGCGTGA